The genomic window CAGCTTTTCTGTTCACTCAACTGTGTTCTGTGCAGACAAACTTGTCAAACACACACCTGAGCAAAGAGCACAGTGCTGGAGGAAGCCCCAGTTTCCACCCCATCACTCCCCAAGGGGAAGGGTTCTGGTATTGGACATGTAGGGGTCGAGAGGCCTGTGGACCTCAAGGAGGGGGTGTCCAACTGCAGCTGGAAAGAGGGATCTGGGACTCAGGCCAGAGGCGTGTGAGCAGCTCAGAGCAGCTCTGAGCCCAGGGGAGCCAGAAAGGCACACCCACAGTTCTCAGGCAGGGGATCCCCACCCAACCCAGGAAGAATAGTGACGAGGTCGGGGCATCCCCATGCAAAGAGCCTCAGCTGTGGGCAGCAGCCGGTGCCCtcccaggtgggaggatgggagaTAGCAGACAAGGTGGGAGGGAGCACTCCCCTCCTCCTGTCCTCCTGCCAGCCCTTCCTTCCCCTGCTCCACTGCAGTCCTCCTGGCCAACAACTAAAGGGGAGACCCTCCCTCACCAAGGGGAAGGGCCCAAATGAACAGAAAGGGTTGGGtttggctgggcgcaggggctcacacctgtaatcccaacactttgggagaccaaggtgggtggatcacctgagatcaggagttcgagaccagcctggccaacatggtgaaaccccgtctgtactaaaaatacaaaaattagccaggcgtggtggcaggcatctgtaatcccagctacttgggaggctgaggcaggagaatcgcttgaacttggaaggcggaggttgcagtgagccaagatcgggccactgcactccagcctgggcgacagagcgagactctgtctcaaaaaacaaaaaagagttggGTTTGAAAAGTGGCTTGAGCCTGGGGTGACTCAAGAGGACGCTCCCTTCATCTTTGGTTTTCCCCTTTCTGTTGCACAGAAACACGATGGCTCTGTTAACAGCCGAAACATTCCGCTTACAGTTTAACAACAAGCGCCGCCTCAGAAGGCCTTACTACCCGAGGAAGGCCCTCTTGTGTTACCAGCTGACGCCGCAGAATGGCTCCACGCCCACGAGAGGCTACTTTGAAAACAAGGTGCCACACGGGCTCTCTGGGCACAGGGCCGGCAGGGGCTAACCCCATCTGATGTGTGCAGAAAATACATGAAATGCCTGCCTataaatttctcaatttttgaTGTAACACCCTCTGTGTTTTCGTAACCCTTGGTGCCTGCCTGGGTTTTGGCTTAGCTGGATCTGAGTGGCCCAGTTTCCCTAGGACACTCCCATTCTTTCCCGTCCCCGGACCTCTGAAGAGGCCAACCCTTCTGTAGAATGCTCCTTCTGCCCCTCTCATTTACTCATTCTCCCGATCTCAGCTCAGTCACTACTTCGGGAAAGCCGAGGTGCCGTGCCACGGTCCGAGTGCAACTCCATCACACCCCTGTCCTCTCCGCTCTATTGCCAGCCCCTACCTGCCCTGCCTCCCCgcctccccgccccccgccccggcTCTCACCTGCTCTTTAGGATCATCCCGGGTTGGACACAGCCTCCTAGGCGGGTGTCCAAAGGCAGGGTCCACAGAGCTTCGGGACTGGGGCGTGGAGGTGTTGTCTCCTCCTCTGGACACAGGGATCTTTGTCCAATTTACAGAAAGATGTGGAAGTCCTGGGACAGATGAATTAACACACGGGTGCGTGAGTGCAGGGCTGTATAAACCAGGGAAGGCAGGAAGCGGGTGCTTGCCCTGCACTAGGCCAGGCCACGCACTAGAAAGTTCACCGGACAGACCCCTCTGCCCCCCCATCCCCGCCCCCGTCCCGGCCCCCGCCCCCAGTCACATGACTCCTggcctctctcttctcccctcccttctctctgttTGGGACCCTCCCCAGAAAAAGTGCCATGCAGAAATTTGCTTTATTAACGAGATCAAGTCCATGGGACTGGACGAAACGCAGTGCTACCAAGTCACCTGTTACCTCACGTGGAGCCCCTGCTCCTCCTGTGCCTGGGAGCTGGTTGACTTCATCAAGGCTCACGACCATCTGAACCTGGGCATCTTCGCCTCCCGCCTGTACTACCACTGGTGCAAGCCCCAGCAGAAGGGGCTGCGGCTTCTGTGTGGATCCCAGGTCCCGGTGGAGGTCATGGGCTTCCCAGGTAGGAAAGAGGCTTTGCAGTTATAAGAGTGCAAACCCCCGGGGGCACAGGcttggcaggggctgggggttgggggttgggggttggaGGAGgttggcggggggcgggggcgggttGGAGGAGgttggcggggggtgggggcgggttGGAGGAGgttggcggggggcgggggcgggttGGAGGAggttggcagggggtgggggggtggcgGGGAGCGGGGGGTCTGTGGGAGGCCAGGAAGGAAGGATTGTGGCTCAGTCAAGGCCCAAGATCTGACACCACCCGGGAGGGAGAATTCCCCAGACAGAGCAATGtccagggagaggaagagaagagaggggaaaggaagcAAGAGCTCCTGGCACTGCAGCTGCTGCCCCTGGGGCCTGGCTGgtttccctcttccctctcagAGTTTGCTGACTGCTGGGAAAACTTTGTGGACCACGAGAAACCGCTTTCCTTCAACCCCTATAAGATGTTAGAGGAGCTAGATAAAAACAGTCGAGCCATAAAGCGACGGCTTGAGAGGATAAAGGTGAGGCACTGTCCTGCCTGCTGCCCCCGACCTCCTCACCGCCTGCCGCAGCCCCATACCCAGTCACACCTCTGCCCACTGCCCTTAcccctacctttttttcttttcttttcttttcttttttgagacagggtctcactctgtcacccaggcaggagggcagtggtgtgatctcggctcagtgcaacctctgcctcccgg from Homo sapiens chromosome 22, GRCh38.p14 Primary Assembly includes these protein-coding regions:
- the APOBEC3H gene encoding DNA dC->dU-editing enzyme APOBEC-3H isoform SV-154 (isoform SV-154 is encoded by transcript variant SV-154): MALLTAETFRLQFNNKRRLRRPYYPRKALLCYQLTPQNGSTPTRGYFENKKKCHAEICFINEIKSMGLDETQCYQVTCYLTWSPCSSCAWELVDFIKAHDHLNLGIFASRLYYHWCKPQQKGLRLLCGSQVPVEVMGFPDSRGTCAGSLHGYIV
- the APOBEC3H gene encoding DNA dC->dU-editing enzyme APOBEC-3H isoform X2: MALLTAETFRLQFNNKRRLRRPYYPRKALLCYQLTPQNGSTPTRGYFENKKKCHAEICFINEIKSMGLDETQCYQVTCYLTWSPCSSCAWELVDFIKAHDHLNLGIFASRLYYHWCKPQQKGLRLLCGSQVPVEVMGFPEFADCWENFVDHEKPLSFNPYKMLEELDKNSRAIKRRLERIKIPGVRAQGRYMDILCDAEV
- the APOBEC3H gene encoding DNA dC->dU-editing enzyme APOBEC-3H isoform SV-182 (isoform SV-182 is encoded by transcript variant SV-182), yielding MALLTAETFRLQFNNKRRLRRPYYPRKALLCYQLTPQNGSTPTRGYFENKKKCHAEICFINEIKSMGLDETQCYQVTCYLTWSPCSSCAWELVDFIKAHDHLNLGIFASRLYYHWCKPQQKGLRLLCGSQVPVEVMGFPEFADCWENFVDHEKPLSFNPYKMLEELDKNSRAIKRRLERIKS
- the APOBEC3H gene encoding DNA dC->dU-editing enzyme APOBEC-3H isoform X1, translated to MALLTAETFRLQFNNKRRLRRPYYPRKALLCYQLTPQNGSTPTRGYFENKKKCHAEICFINEIKSMGLDETQCYQVTCYLTWSPCSSCAWELVDFIKAHDHLNLGIFASRLYYHWCKPQQKGLRLLCGSQVPVEVMGFPEFADCWENFVDHEKPLSFNPYKMLEELDKNSRAIKRRLERIKGLLLVLLDSRGTCAGSLHGYIV
- the APOBEC3H gene encoding DNA dC->dU-editing enzyme APOBEC-3H isoform SV-183 (isoform SV-183 is encoded by transcript variant SV-183) — translated: MALLTAETFRLQFNNKRRLRRPYYPRKALLCYQLTPQNGSTPTRGYFENKKKCHAEICFINEIKSMGLDETQCYQVTCYLTWSPCSSCAWELVDFIKAHDHLNLGIFASRLYYHWCKPQQKGLRLLCGSQVPVEVMGFPEFADCWENFVDHEKPLSFNPYKMLEELDKNSRAIKRRLERIKQS